The nucleotide sequence CGGGTTTATCGCGTTCGATGAACAGATCGATTTTGACTACCGTCATCTGGAACGCCATTTTCCCAAACGCGCCACTCTGCCGCCCGGTAACGCGCAGATGGCGCTGGCGCTGCGCGAATTTTTCTCCGCACCTATTCCGTTGATCGACCGCCAACTGCGCGCGGTGCTGGCGCAAACCGGGGCGGACGTGGTGATGGCGGAAAACTGTTTCTACGGTATTCTGCCGCTGCTGGCCAGCGAGGATCGCCCGCCGGTGATTGGCATTGGCGTGACGCCGCTGTCCTTCTCGTCCCGCGATTCGATCTTCTACGGGCCGCGTATCCCGCCTGCGCTGTTGCCGCCGGATTTGACCCGCGAGCAACTGATCGACGAAGAAACCCGCGAGCTGATCGCCGGCGTGAAGGAGGCATTCGATACGGTGATGGTGCAGTCGGGACAACAGCCGCTCACCGCTCCCTTTGCCGACGCGCTGATCAGCGGCTGCGACCGTTTCCTGCAATTGTCCACCACCGAACTGGAATATCACCGCGATGATTTGCCGTCGTGCGTGCGCTTTGTGGGGCCGCTGCCGTTGAAGGTGACCGAAGAGGAAACGGATCAGGCGCTGTGGCCGTCGCAGGACACCCGGCCGCTGGTGATTGTGTCGCAGGGAACGCTGGCGAATGTGGATCTGCAGCAATTGATTGGCCCGACACTGCGCGCGCTGGCCGGCCTGCCCGTGCGGGTGCTGGCGACCACCGGCGGCCGGCCGGTGGAAGAGCTGGCCGCCTCGGCGCCGGCAAACGCGCGGGTGTGCCGTTTTATCTCGCTGGAGCACTGGCTGCCGCGGGCGGCGCTGCTGATTACCAACGGGGGATACGGTTCGCTCAACGCGGCGTTGTCTCACGGCGTGCCGTTGATTGTGGCCGGGACGGGAGAAGACAAACTGGAAACTGCG is from Dickeya dianthicola NCPPB 453 and encodes:
- a CDS encoding glycosyltransferase; protein product: MSHILMAAVATPGHVYPMLTIARHLLTKGHRVTLFSGALFREQAQAAGVGFIAFDEQIDFDYRHLERHFPKRATLPPGNAQMALALREFFSAPIPLIDRQLRAVLAQTGADVVMAENCFYGILPLLASEDRPPVIGIGVTPLSFSSRDSIFYGPRIPPALLPPDLTREQLIDEETRELIAGVKEAFDTVMVQSGQQPLTAPFADALISGCDRFLQLSTTELEYHRDDLPSCVRFVGPLPLKVTEEETDQALWPSQDTRPLVIVSQGTLANVDLQQLIGPTLRALAGLPVRVLATTGGRPVEELAASAPANARVCRFISLEHWLPRAALLITNGGYGSLNAALSHGVPLIVAGTGEDKLETAARVVFAGCGLNLGTSTPGERQIADAVTRILEQPGYTQRARWVQSDCARHHALEAIAEEVGAIG